Within Haliaeetus albicilla chromosome 29, bHalAlb1.1, whole genome shotgun sequence, the genomic segment CCGCCCAACGGCGGGGAGAAGGCGGTGCTGGAGAAGGCGCCAGAGGGTGGCAGGGGGCTGCCAGCGGtggcagcagcggcggcagcagcggtgGCTTTGGGCTTGTCCCCGGCATGGGTGCGTTGGTGGCGGTTGAGGTGGGAGCTACGGCTGAAGCACTTGCCGCACTCGGGACACTTGTAGGGCTTCTCGCCGGTGTGGACGCGCTGGTGGATGGTGAGCTCGGACCGTTGGATAAAGCTCTTGCCACACTCGGAGCATTGGTAGGGCTTCTCGCCGAGGTGGATGCGTTGGTGCTTGATAAGGTTGGAGGAGACGCTGAAGCATTTACCGCAGACGTTGCACTTGTAGGGTTTCTCCCCGGTATGCATCCGGCGGTGCTTGGTGAGGTCCGACTTCTGGATGAAACCCTTCCCGCAATCGGGACACTTGTAGGGCTTCTCGCCAAGGTGGGTCCGTTGATGTTTGATGAGGTTGGAGCGGACGCTGAAGCTTTTCCCGCAATCCCCGCACTTGTAGGGCTTTTCTCCTGTATGCATCCGGCGATGTTTCACCAATGCCGAATTTTGCCCGAAGCTCTTCCCGCATTCAGGGCAAGTATAGGGTTTCTCCCCTGTCTGTGTCCCTTGGTGCTTGACGTTCTCTGCCCGGTAAGTGAAGCTCTTCCCACACTCGCTGCACTTATGGGTCCTCTCTGGTGCCGGTCGGGCACGGGCACCCCAAAGAAAGCTCTTGCCACAATCGGTGCACTTACAGGGTCGTTCACCGGTGCCGGTCAACAGCCGCCGGCGCTTGTTGGAGGCCAAGAAGCTCTTACCGCAATCAGTGCACTGGCAGGGTTGCTCGGCGCTGGCGTGGACGCGTTGGTGCCTCTCCAAGTGGGAACTCTGGGAGAAACTCTTCCCGCAATCCCCGCAACGGTAGGGTTTCTCACCCATATGGATACGCCGATGCCGGTCAAGATGGGAGCTCCAGGCAAAGCTCTTACCACAATCACCGCATTGGTAGGGTTTGCCAGCAGCATGGCTCCGTTGATGCTGCAGCAACGCGGCGTTCAAGCCAAAACCCTTCCCACACTCCCCACACTTGTAGGGCTTCTCGCCGGCATGAGCGCGCCGGTGCTTGGCCAATGCCGTGCTCTTGGTGAAGCCCTTCCCGCATTCACCGCACTGCAAGGGCTTCTCGGGGGTTTTGGAGCCTTCAGTGCCGCGAGGAGCTGGACAGCGACCGCAATCGGCACAACGGCAAGCGGGTTCGCCGGTGACAGCGTGGGTACGGCGATGCCGGTCGAGGTGGGAGCTCCAACTGAAGCTTTTACCACATTCGGGGCAGGCGTAGGGCTTTTCACCGGTGTGGATCCGGCGATGTCGCTCCAGATGTGAATTCCAGTTGAAACCCTTCCCACAATCCCCACATTTGTAGGGTTTTTCCTCCAGGTGTAATTTTTGGTGCTTCACCAAACTGGCGCTGGCCGGGAAACTCTTCCCACAGACACCGCATTGGCAAGGTGCTGTGCCAGCACCGGCGCTGGCATGCACCCGTTGATGTTGGATGAACGCCGAGCCAACGCTGAAGGTCTTGCCGCAGTCGGGGCACTTGTAGGGTTTATCGCCGGCGTGCCGGCGTTGATGGGTGATGAGGGTTGAGCTGAGCCGAAAACATTTCCCACATTCGGGGCATTTATGGGGTCGTTCGGTCCCTCGTCGGCGTTTGTTGAAGGCTGAACCAAAAGCCAAAGCTTTGCCGCAGTCGTGGCAGCGGCTGTGGCTGAGCAAACTCCGCGGGGGGAATTTCTTGAAGCCTCGGTGGCCTGATTTACTCTGTCGCTTGCCTGGTGTCTTTCTGGGCTGGTTCTCTGTTTTTTGGGGACCATCACTGGGTTTTGTCCCCTCCGCATTGGTGGGGCTGGTCCCCTTGGGCTTTCCTGCTGGCGTCCCCTCGGCGTCCACCTTCTCCAGCTCACCTGGTGGCGGGTCTTCCTCTTCGTTCTCACTCAACAACCCATCGTctacagggaaaaaaggagcTGAGGATCCGGCCCCACCACTGAAAACCCACCAGTTGGCTGCCCACATCCCTCCCAGGATCGCGGCAGCCGTATCTGATTGCTTTCCCATCTCCTGCACCCATCAACCCATGGTTTTGGGGCTTCCAAAACATGCTCCTGGTCATCACCAGCGCCAACCAGCAGCACGATTGGTGACTTACCGGACACCAACCCCCTCCTTCGGTGTGATTCGGCAAAGGCGGTGATCCGTGGCCAACTGATGGCGATTTCCTCAGCTAGGGGAGACAGTTAGATACTGGTTATAGCTCTTTCCACCCCAAAAATTGTAACGCCAGGATGGGGATGGCCAAGGACACCAGAGGCATAAAGCTGCGGTTGGAAATGTGGTGCCAGTTGAAACCCCCCCAGGCTCTATTTAAGCTCAGTCCTGGCGATTTTGGTGGTTTTACACTTATGAATTCAGCCACTAATGAAGGccaattaatttaattttagtcTTCTTGAGTAATAATAAATTAGGGAGAAATTAGGGGAAATTAAGAGCCTCACCCAGGGAGATGACGCTCTCGTAGCTCTCCTGCATCTTGTCCCAGTGGTCCAGGCTCGTCCCGGTGCTGGCACGTTTTGAGGGGGGGATGTCACCGGTCCCTGCAATGCAAATGGCTCCGGTTCAGGTATTGGGGTCCACGGtgctgggggacccccccccccaaattgaGCACCTCCCCCCCATGTCTGGCTGGATGTAGGGACCATACAAGGGGTCCCCGCATCACCCTGGGGGTGTCATGGCTGGGTGGCGATGGGTGCTGGGGtatgacacccccccccgggtGTTTTAGGGTGCTTCACCCCAAAGCATCTACCCTGTGggaagggaccccccccagatGCCCCCCCGGAAGGTTGGGGGCCACTTAAATAAGGGTTGGGGTGACCCCAGGGagcggggatggggatgggggggttaAATGCAACCGAGGTGAAGCCAAAGGGGTGGAaattaaaggggggggggcacggaAATGTAATGGGGGGGTTTAAAATGCAACAGGGCTGGAGGGAAAATGAAAATCGCGGTTGAATGCAAAGAGGGGAGAAatgggggaggcggggggggataCAGCGGAGGTGGGTGCGGGGGGgtgttaaatgaaaatataacgGAGGCgggtgcgggggggggctgAAAACACGACGCGGTTGGATGCGAGGGGAAGGGGGGTGTGAAAAGCCGAACGGGGtgaaggcgggggggggtaaAATAGAAGGGGGGGGTGGGCGAGGGGATGATGGGGAACgaccccccccatctccccacgGTTGGGGGGGGCCCGTCGGGGGGTGCGGCCGGGTGGGGTCgtgtgtgtcgtccccccccccaaaatccccgGGGGTCTCCCCCGTTACCTGGTACCGGAGGGATGCGGAGGCGATGAAGCAAcgtgtgtggggggggaattggggaaaggggagggggggggaagagccgaggtttgggggggggggcggcgccgGGGCTGTTGCACGCCGGCTCGGTGAGTCCGGACACACAGGAAGGGGATGGAGCAAccgggaccgggggggggcggacaggaagggggggggacacggggaggaggaggaggaggagtggggggggacacagacacGGCCACGAGCTGAAGCCACCGGGACCGAAACGAACGGAGTCACCGGAGTCGCCTTTGTGGTCGTCGGGGGTCGCGTTGTCGCCGGGGGTGTGCCCCCCCCTCGCCCCTTCTCCCCGGGTGGCAGGTAAAGAAGAGGGCCCCCCCCAtcaccagcaccaccagcaccagcacacACGGCCCCCCCCGGGGATGGGGGACGCTGCTGGCGCCGCCCGGCTTTGTCCCCGGtcgggggagaggggggggagaggggatggggggggcccTCCATCCCcgggggggagaggggatgggaggccgggggggtcccctccATCCCATATAGACCCGGGGGGCAGTGGGGGACCAGGCGGGGGTACCCTCCGTCCCATATAGACCCGGGGGGGATTGGGGGACCGGCGGGGGTACCGTCCATCCCATATAGACccgggggggagtggggctggggggctgggggggtcctgtcCATCCCATATAGACCCGGgagggagtggggctgggggggtcctgtcCATCCCATATAGACCCgagggggagtggggctggggggctgggggggtcctgtcCATCCCATATAGACCCgagggggagtggggctgggggggtcctgtcCATCCCATATAGACCCAGTGGGGATTGGGGGACCGGGGGGGGTCCTCTCCATCCCATATAGACCCGGGGGGGAGTGGGGTTGGGGGACCGGGGCGGGTCCCTTCATCCCATATAGACCCAgtggggcagaggggctgggggaccgGGGGGTCTCTTCCATCTCACCCTGGTCCTGGGGTGCCCAACGTGGTCCTACACCGGCATCCAGTGTCAcccaccaagcgccaggacctGCCACCCCCCGTTGGCATCTGGTGTCCCCCCCCTCTGCTGGTGTCACCCATGGGGCACAGGGACACGCCACAAACCAGGACCTCGAAACACTTCCCCATGCCAGGCACCAGGACCCGCCATGCAGGAGGGGTGCACCCACCATCCTGCTGAACCCCAAACTTCATCGAGACCTTGGCGATGcttttgcagggcaggggggctgcGGGATGGTGACGGGGTGCTCTCGGCTTTCCAGAATCCCCGTGTCACCGGCCAAGGTGTGGGAACGGGTGATGGATACCTGGGGGGCTGCGGAGCCGGAGCAGACGGTGCTTTTTGGGGGTAGCGGGGAGGAGGATGCCTACAACCCCCCGGTGATGCAGAGTAAGTGTTGAGGAtggggtggggtgtggggggtgtcCTCATTGCGCTTCAGCTTTGGGAAAGGGATGGAGACCCCCCCACGGGCACCCGGATCCCGTGGTGTGTCCCCCAAACGGAATCCATGTCCTCGGTCTCTGTACCAAAGACGTGCCAAGAAGCTCAAAGTTACGGGGTGCACCAGCCCAGCCCCCTTGATTGTCCCACGGGAAGGGGGTCTCCATCCCCATTAGCCCCACCCCCCCGGGATTgacccccctctgccccccttCCGCTGTCCCAGGGACACCGAGCGACCCTGAGACAGACCCCCAGACAGCAGGCGATCCCGAGATCGTAGAGATGGATACGGCCGCCTTGTTGGGTCACCCTGAAGAGGGTTCACCGGGCGAACGGAGCCCGGCACGGGAAACCCTGCGTTGGACCGTGGTCCAGCAGATCGACTCTCCTGGCGCGGCAGGAGGTCGGCGCGGCAGTAAAACCGGAGCAGGAGCTGGCACCTTCTCCAACTTCAAGAGCATCATTGTGTTGCAGAAGAGTTATGAGTGCGGGGAATGCGGCAAGAGCTTCAGCTGCAGCTCCCACTTCAGCAAACACCGGCGGACCCACACCGGTGAGAAAcccttcctctgcctccatTGCGGTAAGAGCTTCAACGTCAGCTCCAACCTCTACCGGCATCAACGGGCTCATGCTGCCGAACGGCCAGGTCCACCGGCTCCACCGGCACGTCCCCGTGGATTGCCGTATAAATGCGAGGAGTGCGGGAAGAGTTTTCGCCGTAACAAGGAGCTGGTGACCCACCAACGGTTGCACACCGGTCGGTTGCCCTTCCAATGCAGTCACTGCGGTAAGAGCTTCAGTTGGAGCTCCCATTTTGACCGTCACCAACGTGTCCATACTGGTGAGAAGCCCTACCAGTGCCCTGAATGCGGTAAGCGTTTTAGCCGTAGCTCTCACCTCTACCGGCACCAACGCACCCATGCCGGCGGTCGCTCTTACATCTGCACTTATTGCGGGCGTAGTTTTGGTAGCACCCTCCATTTTGACCGGCACCAACGTACCCACACCGGCCAACGACCCTACAAGTGCACCCTATGCCGGAAGAGTTTTGGTGATGGGCCGGCATTGGTCAAACACCAACGCCTTCATCTGGGTGATGGTCCTTTCCGTTGCGAAGAGTGTGGTAAAGCCTTCGGCGCCCGCGCCCAATATGCCCGGCATCGGCGTAGCCTCCACGGTGGCGGTGAGAAACCGTACCGTTGCGGTGATTGCGGGAAGAGTTTTTCCTGGAGCTCTCATTGGGAACGACATCAACGTATCCATACTGGCGAACGACCCTACCAATGCGGGGACTGTGGCAAACGTTTCGGCCGGACCTCCCATCTCTACCGGCATCAACGTACCCATGCTGGCGGGCAACCCCACATCTGTGCTGATTGCGGGAAGAGCTTCAACAGCACCCTACACTTCCATAAGCACCAACGGGCTCACGCCGGTCCCCGGCACGCCTGTCCCGATTGCGGCAAGGCGTTTGCTGATGGTTCAGCGTTGGCTAAGCACCGACGGGCACATGCCGGTGAGAAGCCTTTCCCTTGCCCACAGTGTGGACGGCGTTTCGGCGTCAGTTCTCATCTTCACCGTCATCTCCGTAGCCACGGCGAGGAAGAACCGCCGGAGGAGCCGCCGGATGAGCTTACGCCCTGTTAAccgggggacagggagggggggaCAGAGGGTTGACCCCCCGGGTggctcctctccccccaccacTGCCGTGGGGTGCCTCGGGTAGCCCCCATGTGTGATGGGTGCTTCCAAGCCGGTGATGTCCCCCGGTGGCACCAACCCCGGCCCCGAGGACGTAGTTTTTGTAGGGTAGAGTAGGAAGGTAGGGTAGATAGGGGAGGATggagatggggctgggggctgagtgggatttgggggggggcccTCCAGAAAATCAGACCTAATCCTGCTAACAGACATCAGGACATCCCAACTGTGCTCCTCCATGCGTAGTCCAGGAGAAACCACCTCCATGGGTGATGGGGAGATGGTGCCGAGCGGCTGGGGAGGTGCggaggggaaggagatggggttaGGGGTGCTGGAGATCCCaccggctccttgtccaactCAGAGAGACCCCAAAATATCTGTGGTGGCTTCATCCCTTGACCATCCCACCTTCCCCATGCTGCCAGCCTTGACCAACACCCAAAGCCTGAGCCCTCCCAGCTGCACTTGGGGCATGATGATGCCATCTACCAAATGACACCATTTGGGGCAAAATATCCCCATTTTGTGGCTTTGTTGTTGAGAAAAGCCTGGGTGTCCgttcccagcagctcccagccacGTGCCGCGGTTTGGCCGCCAGCAATGCTTCGTTGCGGACCCAGCGTTGAGTGgtttatttaatgtatttattgtatttattcAGCGGGAGCCCACCTGCGGTTGGAGGAACCCAACGTGTTGGGGTGAGCTGGAGGCTGTTGGGGACAGGAGCTGGGACAAGGGAATGTTTGTCCCCAAGCCAGCGTGGGGATGCTCATGGCTGTTCTTGGGTTGATCAATCCCCCACCATGCAAAGGGGGCTCATGGTGGGAACCCATCAGTaatggggaggaggtggggaggaggtagcaCTGCCCATGGCTGGAAAGAAACCCCCAGGCGATCACGGGGAGCGTTACCTGCAGGTATTTCCCAGCTGAAAAGAGCTGAACCCTTGGAGTGAACCTCAGGGATGGGATCAGGACACAAATCCAGGGATTTCCTGGCATTTTTGAGGTCGCGGTCGTGCCGGCTGCCTGGTCTGTCTCTTCCCAAGATGAGCAGGAGCTGTGTTTGTATTGTGAATAAAAATAGACTAGTGCAAAACCCAGCAGGTGGCTTCTGCTTCTCCTTGGAGGAGCTGCGAATCCCAGCTCTTTCCGTGTGGAAAACCAGAGGTTTGGGGGTCATCTTGGGTGGGGTGTCCAAAAATAACCCCCCCATCCCGGGGAAACTCAACCAGCCTGGCAGCCTGCATCGGTTCATGGTCCATGGTTGAGTGGTGGTGATGATGAGTTGCCTGCCAGGAGGTGAAAGTTGGGGCTATGTGTGTCCCTGACCTGTGGTGTCCCTCCCAGAATGCCCCACTCGTTGCCCCTTCCCAGCAATGTCCCATGTCGATGCTGGCTGGGTTGTCTCAAATacacccaaccccaaacccctcaaaCCCCTCTGCCTTCATTGGGTCCAGGAGGATCTCCAGGGAGGAAGACCGTCTGCCTTCATTGGGTCTAGAGACCTTCATTTGGTCAAGAGAGgatctccaaggagggagattCTCTTCCCTCATTGGGTACTGGGTTgatctccaaggagggagatcTTCTGCCTTCATTGGGTCCAGGGAGGTTCTCCAAGGAGGACGATCTGCCTTCACTGGGTCCAGAGAGGATTTGCCCTGAGGGCATCTCCCCACGCACCCTCAAGCTTTTAGGGGTCCCCGGGCAAGCAGCTGCCTCCTCTGCACGTGTGGCCAGGACAGAGGGCACCCTGCCCTCCAGTGCTGCCAGATCCTGCCTGCTGGTGTGGAGTTTCCTGGTCTGGAGTCTCCAGCATCTACCACTGTGGCTGAGCTTCAAAGGCGAGTCCATCTCCCGGTTTCCTTGGGACGTGGGCACCGGTTTCCTTGGGATGTAGGCATCTCCTTGGGCAACAAACAACTTGGGCATCTCCTTGGGCAACTCCTTGACCATCTCCTTGGGCATCTCCTTGGGCAACAAACAACTTGGGTATCTCCTTGGGCAACTCCTTGGGCATCTCCTTAGCCAACTCCTTTGGCATCTCCTTGGGCAACAAACAACTTGGGTATCTCCTTGGGCAACTCCTTGGGCATCTCCTTGGCCAACTCCTTTGGCATCTCCTTGGGCAACAAACAACTTGGGTATCTCCTTGGGCAACTCCTTGGGCATCTCCTTGGCCAACTCCTTTGGCATCTCCTTGGGCCACAAACAACTTGGGCATCTCCTTGGGCAACTCCTTGAGCATCTTCTTGGGTAACAAGTTGGGCATCTTTGGGGGCATCTCCTTGGCAAGGGGGCCACAGCGTTAGCCCCCAGGGGTCTATCTGCCCCCACCTCTGAAGGCTGATGGATTTGAGGCTCCGGACCCCCATGtttgacaccccccccccagagggTCCCTAGAGGCATCCACAGCGAGATGGGATGGAGTACGGGTGCAGGGGGCAGCGAAGCGAGCCCCCCCCCATCTAACAGCATCCTTCGGTGGGGATTCCCCAGTGTCTAATATAGGGGTGAGCTCACATGgcgggtgggggggacacacacttcggtggcgggggggggtggggatggagaATCCAGGCTCCGGGGAAGACTCGGggcttgggggggtgggggtgggggtgggggggggtgaaCCGGAGGCGGGGGCCGCTAGAGGGCCCTGGctggtgctggaggaggaggaggaggaggaggaggaggaggaggaggaggaggaggaggaggaggaggaggaggagggcggccACGGCTTCACTGTATCCGGGTCACACGGGGAGCCGCCTCCACCGGGACCGGTGCTCGGCGAGGAGAGTCCCCGGAGCCCGGGGGGGGAACCCCGGGAACCcgggctgtgccccccccgcaacccaccccccccacccacccccgccccgccgcagGTAACCGGGGGTCCCCCCCATACCCACGCCCACTCACCCCCCCGCGCTGGGTGCCCCAAATTCTGCAGGGGTGGAGGAGGGGGGGGCTTGTGTCCTGGGgtgggggatggggggagatggggggtgCAGCGGTGGGTGGGCATGGGCACCCCAAAAACTGGGGGTGCAGCCCCTGGGCATCCCAAAGAGCAGGTATCATCCCCTGGGCACCCCAAAAAGTGGGGGTGCAGC encodes:
- the LOC104312895 gene encoding zinc finger protein 665 isoform X1; its protein translation is MQESYESVISLAEEIAISWPRITAFAESHRRRGLVSDDGLLSENEEEDPPPGELEKVDAEGTPAGKPKGTSPTNAEGTKPSDGPQKTENQPRKTPGKRQSKSGHRGFKKFPPRSLLSHSRCHDCGKALAFGSAFNKRRRGTERPHKCPECGKCFRLSSTLITHQRRHAGDKPYKCPDCGKTFSVGSAFIQHQRVHASAGAGTAPCQCGVCGKSFPASASLVKHQKLHLEEKPYKCGDCGKGFNWNSHLERHRRIHTGEKPYACPECGKSFSWSSHLDRHRRTHAVTGEPACRCADCGRCPAPRGTEGSKTPEKPLQCGECGKGFTKSTALAKHRRAHAGEKPYKCGECGKGFGLNAALLQHQRSHAAGKPYQCGDCGKSFAWSSHLDRHRRIHMGEKPYRCGDCGKSFSQSSHLERHQRVHASAEQPCQCTDCGKSFLASNKRRRLLTGTGERPCKCTDCGKSFLWGARARPAPERTHKCSECGKSFTYRAENVKHQGTQTGEKPYTCPECGKSFGQNSALVKHRRMHTGEKPYKCGDCGKSFSVRSNLIKHQRTHLGEKPYKCPDCGKGFIQKSDLTKHRRMHTGEKPYKCNVCGKCFSVSSNLIKHQRIHLGEKPYQCSECGKSFIQRSELTIHQRVHTGEKPYKCPECGKCFSRSSHLNRHQRTHAGDKPKATAAAAAAATAGSPLPPSGAFSSTAFSPPLGGSAAPIPSLPSFPASPSPLPIPSLSSPALDLPWALSFPARAFPHPSFPSAPASGAQTSSLIN